One window of Helicobacter winghamensis ATCC BAA-430 genomic DNA carries:
- a CDS encoding SAM-dependent methyltransferase yields the protein MQEWLYGNGAIFGKKGYYQQVRVGKDLDFYTSVSTGKFFGYTLGFYLHSILKSLKGKIALVEIGSEKGDLIADIAEFFNAFNPKQTLDFATLEPLVSLQNLQQDTFKRRNPNLAFHTFCDFKTLKDAQYDCILFVSNELLDAFACELVWNDKMAFVDKDSLKLTFEPASKEALEIARAFHITKGEIPLHSFSFVESLANSAPKWLFLSFDYGSLEPRNTFSLRFYQNHTTENLFLDSTTQNYNQEILKNFALMDITYDVNFTLWEQAFLRFGKTLFIHRQNRALVEMGLDKMCAWYIEKFGLETYMYQSGKIRSLISPGSFGERFFGVAFTNF from the coding sequence ATGCAAGAATGGCTCTATGGCAATGGGGCTATTTTTGGTAAAAAAGGCTACTATCAACAAGTGCGCGTTGGCAAGGATTTAGACTTTTATACAAGCGTTAGCACAGGAAAGTTTTTTGGCTATACTTTAGGCTTTTATTTGCACTCTATCCTAAAATCTCTAAAGGGCAAAATTGCGCTTGTAGAAATTGGTAGTGAAAAAGGGGATTTAATCGCAGATATTGCAGAGTTTTTTAATGCTTTTAATCCCAAACAAACACTAGATTTTGCCACGCTTGAACCGCTAGTTTCCTTGCAAAACTTGCAACAAGACACCTTTAAAAGGCGGAATCCTAATTTAGCATTTCATACTTTTTGTGATTTTAAAACACTAAAAGACGCACAATATGACTGCATTCTTTTTGTTAGCAATGAGCTTTTAGACGCCTTTGCTTGCGAGTTAGTTTGGAATGACAAAATGGCTTTTGTTGATAAAGACAGCCTAAAGCTTACCTTTGAGCCAGCCAGCAAAGAAGCGCTTGAGATTGCAAGGGCGTTTCATATTACAAAGGGTGAGATCCCTTTACACTCCTTTAGTTTTGTGGAATCCTTGGCAAATTCCGCACCTAAATGGCTTTTTTTAAGCTTTGATTATGGCAGTTTAGAGCCACGTAACACCTTTTCCTTACGCTTTTATCAAAACCACACAACAGAAAATCTTTTTTTGGATTCCACAACACAAAACTACAACCAAGAAATTTTAAAAAACTTCGCGCTTATGGATATAACCTATGATGTTAATTTTACACTTTGGGAGCAAGCTTTTTTGCGCTTTGGCAAAACTTTATTTATCCATCGTCAAAATCGAGCGTTAGTGGAAATGGGGCTAGATAAAATGTGTGCGTGGTATATTGAAAAATTTGGCTTAGAAACCTATATGTACCAAAGCGGCAAGATCCGATCGCTTATCTCTCCGGGATCCTTTGGAGAGCGATTTTTTGGCGTAGCATTTACAAACTTTTAA
- a CDS encoding MotE family protein: MKRLYSILLSAFAPIYLSANEGNRVIDCNIIFEQRKSEILRELEKIDEQQQALQALQSATQNVLDQKEQDLKKRELAIANTQKEIQERQEKIERLLKRNEEILKEIKGITQSKISETYTTMKDSKSAAILQSLPDDEAATILFALDTKITSKILSKMDPQKAATLTTLLQKGPPFKKDSTDENNQITQ; this comes from the coding sequence ATGAAACGCCTTTATTCTATTCTCTTAAGCGCATTTGCCCCCATTTACCTTAGCGCAAATGAAGGCAATAGAGTGATTGATTGCAATATTATCTTCGAACAGCGCAAAAGTGAAATTTTAAGAGAACTTGAAAAGATTGATGAGCAACAGCAAGCCTTACAAGCCCTGCAAAGTGCCACTCAAAATGTGCTTGATCAAAAAGAGCAAGATCTAAAAAAGCGTGAATTGGCCATTGCCAACACTCAAAAAGAGATCCAAGAACGCCAAGAAAAAATTGAAAGATTACTAAAACGCAACGAAGAAATTTTAAAAGAGATAAAAGGCATCACACAGAGCAAAATTAGCGAAACTTATACCACAATGAAGGATTCTAAATCCGCAGCGATTTTACAGAGCCTGCCAGATGATGAAGCCGCCACAATCCTTTTTGCGCTAGATACAAAAATCACAAGCAAGATTCTCTCAAAAATGGACCCACAAAAAGCTGCCACACTCACCACACTTTTACAAAAAGGACCCCCTTTTAAAAAGGATTCCACAGATGAAAATAATCAAATAACGCAATAA
- the asnB gene encoding asparagine synthase (glutamine-hydrolyzing) — translation MCGIAGSINGQKLPNERIYPLMRHRGPDSKGAFYDSTKWGLLQFFHARLSIQDLSPLAHQPMQYGNLCLVFNGEIYNHLDFRKTLDFPFKTHSDTETILALFAKYGEAFLQDLNAFDGMFAFALYDKTAQKVYFARDRMGKKPLFFYQDSKQFAFVSELNTLQALVESPLEINFESLNFYLKSGFFYHDGTPYKNTFSLPNANYGILDLNTHSLEIKPYFDLEACYKAPKITDELEALQTCEALLKQSIKNRIESSDLEVGAFLSGGIDSSLIVALSSQITPKLRTFTVSFENSSFDESNLAEATAKRYNTAHTTLKISTNLKDDAPKILQNYGRPFFDSSAIPSYYVAKAAKEHLSVILNGDGADELFGGYRRYVGHLLVNKILPFGALANLLPNPNNKQSLYNYFYRLLQMANAYKRDLTEYYLRATTDIFVGFYNFATLSSFKENVESIFKSNLSPLSKMLLLDAKHLLLCDLLPKMDIATMAHSLEGRSPFLSKALVEFAPRLDDRLKVQGKTTKYLLRKLAEKHLNKAVCNAPKRGFEVPLAMWIDGELQALIFDTLAHTKIAQEFLEKNIIDSLCFKPHLYPKEKRAKMLWSLFALEVWYEKYKKGL, via the coding sequence ATGTGCGGAATCGCTGGTTCAATAAATGGACAAAAACTTCCCAATGAACGCATTTACCCATTAATGCGCCATAGAGGACCAGACTCCAAAGGAGCATTTTATGATTCCACAAAATGGGGCTTGTTGCAATTTTTTCACGCGCGCTTAAGCATCCAAGATTTAAGCCCCTTAGCTCACCAGCCTATGCAATATGGCAACCTATGTCTAGTGTTTAATGGAGAAATTTATAATCACTTAGATTTTAGAAAAACCCTTGATTTTCCTTTTAAAACACATAGTGATACAGAAACGATTTTGGCACTTTTTGCAAAGTATGGTGAAGCATTTTTGCAAGATTTAAACGCCTTTGATGGAATGTTTGCATTTGCTCTTTATGACAAAACCGCACAAAAAGTCTATTTTGCGCGCGATAGAATGGGGAAAAAGCCCTTGTTTTTCTATCAAGATTCCAAACAATTTGCCTTTGTGAGCGAACTTAACACGCTCCAAGCTCTAGTTGAAAGCCCCTTAGAAATCAACTTTGAATCATTAAATTTTTATCTTAAAAGCGGCTTTTTCTACCATGATGGCACACCTTATAAAAACACTTTTTCACTTCCAAATGCAAACTATGGAATCCTAGATTTAAACACGCATTCCTTAGAAATTAAGCCCTATTTTGACTTAGAAGCTTGCTACAAAGCCCCAAAAATCACAGACGAATTAGAAGCCTTGCAAACCTGTGAAGCCTTACTTAAGCAAAGCATTAAAAATCGCATAGAATCTTCTGATTTAGAAGTTGGCGCATTTTTAAGCGGTGGGATTGATAGCTCACTAATTGTCGCATTAAGCTCACAAATTACACCAAAGCTCCGCACTTTCACAGTGAGTTTTGAAAACTCTAGCTTTGATGAGTCCAACCTTGCAGAAGCAACTGCAAAACGCTACAATACTGCACATACAACGCTAAAAATCAGCACAAATTTAAAAGATGATGCTCCAAAGATTTTACAAAACTATGGTCGTCCCTTTTTTGATAGCTCCGCAATCCCTAGCTATTATGTGGCAAAGGCAGCAAAAGAGCATTTAAGCGTGATTTTAAATGGCGATGGCGCAGATGAACTCTTTGGCGGTTATCGTCGCTATGTTGGACATTTGCTAGTTAATAAGATTCTCCCTTTTGGTGCGCTTGCAAACTTGCTCCCAAACCCTAACAATAAACAATCTTTGTATAACTATTTTTACCGCCTTTTACAAATGGCAAACGCATATAAAAGGGATTTAACAGAATATTATTTGCGTGCAACAACGGATATTTTTGTAGGATTTTATAATTTTGCCACCCTTTCTAGTTTTAAAGAAAATGTGGAATCCATTTTTAAAAGTAACTTATCCCCATTATCCAAAATGCTACTTTTAGACGCAAAACATTTATTGCTTTGCGATTTGCTTCCTAAAATGGATATTGCGACAATGGCTCATTCCCTAGAAGGGCGCTCTCCATTTCTCTCTAAAGCTCTTGTAGAGTTTGCTCCGCGCTTAGATGACAGATTAAAAGTGCAAGGAAAAACTACCAAATATCTCTTAAGAAAACTTGCGGAAAAGCACCTTAATAAAGCAGTCTGCAATGCGCCAAAGCGTGGCTTTGAAGTGCCTTTAGCTATGTGGATTGATGGGGAGTTGCAAGCGCTTATTTTTGACACACTCGCACACACTAAAATCGCGCAAGAGTTTTTAGAAAAAAATATAATAGATTCTCTTTGTTTTAAACCTCATCTTTATCCAAAAGAAAAGCGCGCAAAAATGCTTTGGAGCTTATTTGCGCTTGAAGTTTGGTATGAAAAATACAAAAAAGGATTATAA
- a CDS encoding ATP phosphoribosyltransferase regulatory subunit — MILSHEIPQGCKLYFGKSARLKREIETLASTILYKNGYEEIITPAFAYLEYQRDIKSREVVRTNNQYNHQIALRNDSTIDTIRLLAPHLRENALSKRWFYIQPIFIYPTTEIHQIGVENLENCDITPFIKISLDILDSNFLNSINPNPKQKPFLQLANVRIPQICAEIFKIPLVAFKNIDVEAISNSSPIMQELLYVHNQQSLQEFLQHYNTLEQNLKYALEQLLELAKEIPYANCIISPLYYAPMSYYTGLFFRFFAENSTLILGGEYAILEQNACGFGIYTDDLIQYLLRSDGE; from the coding sequence GTGATTTTAAGCCACGAGATTCCACAGGGCTGTAAGCTTTACTTTGGTAAAAGTGCGCGCTTAAAGCGCGAGATTGAAACCCTTGCTAGCACAATTTTATACAAAAATGGATACGAAGAGATTATCACTCCAGCCTTTGCTTATTTAGAATACCAGCGCGATATAAAAAGCAGAGAAGTTGTGCGAACCAATAATCAATATAATCATCAAATTGCCTTGCGCAATGATTCTACTATTGATACAATCCGCCTTTTAGCTCCACATTTGCGTGAAAATGCTTTAAGCAAGCGTTGGTTTTATATTCAGCCCATTTTTATTTATCCCACAACTGAAATCCACCAAATTGGCGTGGAAAATCTAGAAAATTGCGACATCACGCCATTTATTAAAATATCTTTGGATATTTTGGATTCTAACTTTTTAAATTCTATCAACCCAAATCCTAAACAAAAGCCATTTTTGCAACTCGCAAATGTCCGCATTCCACAAATTTGTGCAGAAATTTTTAAGATTCCGCTTGTTGCATTTAAAAACATTGATGTAGAAGCCATCTCCAATTCTAGCCCTATTATGCAAGAACTTCTATATGTGCATAATCAGCAATCCTTGCAAGAGTTTTTACAACACTACAACACACTAGAGCAGAATCTAAAATATGCCTTAGAACAACTCTTAGAGCTTGCAAAAGAAATTCCTTATGCAAATTGCATTATCTCCCCTTTATATTATGCACCGATGAGCTATTACACAGGTTTGTTTTTTAGATTTTTTGCAGAAAATTCCACACTAATTTTAGGCGGGGAATACGCGATTTTAGAGCAAAATGCTTGTGGATTTGGAATTTACACAGATGATTTAATTCAATATTTATTAAGGAGTGATGGTGAGTAA
- the rplM gene encoding 50S ribosomal protein L13, giving the protein MTKMAKANEIKREWVVLDAEGKTFGRLITEIATLLRGKHKPLYTPNVDCGDFVIVINAPKAKFSGMKLEDKEYFTHSGYFGSTKSKTLKEMLEKHPEKLYKLAVRGMLPKTKLGRAMLKKLKVYCDANHPHSAQVSK; this is encoded by the coding sequence ATTACCAAAATGGCAAAAGCCAATGAAATTAAGCGCGAATGGGTTGTTTTAGATGCAGAGGGAAAAACTTTTGGTCGTCTTATAACAGAAATCGCGACACTGCTTAGAGGTAAGCACAAGCCACTCTATACACCAAATGTAGATTGTGGAGATTTTGTTATTGTTATTAATGCGCCAAAGGCTAAGTTTAGCGGTATGAAGCTAGAGGACAAAGAGTATTTTACACATTCTGGCTATTTTGGAAGCACAAAATCTAAAACACTAAAAGAAATGTTAGAAAAACACCCAGAAAAACTTTACAAGCTAGCAGTTAGAGGTATGCTTCCTAAGACAAAATTAGGACGCGCAATGCTTAAGAAGCTAAAAGTTTATTGTGATGCAAATCACCCACATAGCGCACAAGTTTCAAAATAA
- a CDS encoding PulJ/GspJ family protein, which translates to MFKNRNAFTLLEVLLAMILLGIFGIFSTKLLLGVYKNYNLNHQNFQKQLEAQNALLQIKRLLENTYLTSLQILPNAKISTIPTNLIGKTLVFYEKMESFTLHEDFAIPCFHGVFNPKSLKITDSTLTLDFLKLSNTPNTCNFKLPKTALLVTENFIAPQDFYNPNFQGRILHLNADSIILELPNALRLQPITKLSPQLYFLKTPTHLHFSDSIILEQNGSSITLVENLSHFSLKSHALGIYMRLCLQKDAYCVSSVVVEL; encoded by the coding sequence ATGTTTAAAAACAGGAATGCTTTTACCCTTTTAGAAGTTTTACTTGCTATGATTTTACTAGGAATTTTTGGAATTTTTAGCACAAAATTACTTCTAGGAGTCTATAAAAATTATAATTTAAACCATCAAAACTTTCAAAAACAACTAGAAGCACAAAATGCACTTCTACAAATTAAGCGCTTGCTTGAAAATACCTATCTAACAAGCTTACAAATTCTGCCTAACGCAAAAATCTCCACAATTCCAACAAATTTAATTGGAAAAACTCTTGTCTTCTATGAAAAAATGGAATCTTTTACATTACATGAAGATTTTGCAATTCCGTGTTTTCACGGCGTTTTCAATCCAAAAAGCTTAAAGATTACAGACAGCACATTGACTCTAGATTTTTTAAAACTTTCCAACACACCAAACACTTGCAATTTCAAACTTCCAAAAACTGCCCTTTTGGTTACAGAAAACTTTATTGCTCCACAAGATTTTTATAACCCAAATTTTCAAGGCAGAATTTTACATTTAAATGCAGATTCTATCATTCTAGAACTTCCAAATGCGCTAAGATTACAGCCTATTACAAAACTCTCTCCCCAACTTTATTTTTTAAAGACTCCTACGCACTTGCATTTTAGCGATTCTATTATTTTAGAACAAAATGGAAGCTCCATTACGCTTGTGGAAAATCTAAGCCACTTTAGCCTCAAATCTCACGCTTTAGGGATTTATATGCGCCTTTGTTTGCAAAAGGATGCTTATTGTGTTAGTAGCGTGGTTGTAGAGCTATGA
- the rpsI gene encoding 30S ribosomal protein S9 gives MAKIYATGKRKTAIAKVWLAPGTGKLSINETNLNDWLGGHEAIKMKVMQPLLLTKQEKSVDIVAQTQGSGYSAQAEALRHGISKALALYDKNFRAILKPKGLLTRDSRVVERKKYGKRKARRSPQFSKR, from the coding sequence ATGGCAAAAATTTATGCAACAGGTAAAAGAAAAACAGCAATCGCAAAAGTTTGGCTAGCTCCGGGGACTGGAAAACTTAGCATTAATGAAACAAATCTTAACGACTGGCTTGGCGGGCACGAAGCTATCAAAATGAAAGTTATGCAGCCTTTATTGCTAACAAAACAAGAAAAAAGCGTAGATATCGTTGCACAAACTCAAGGTAGTGGCTACTCTGCGCAGGCTGAAGCATTACGCCACGGAATCTCTAAAGCTCTAGCGCTCTACGACAAAAACTTTAGAGCAATCCTTAAGCCAAAAGGCTTATTAACGCGTGATTCTAGAGTTGTTGAGCGTAAAAAATACGGAAAGCGCAAGGCAAGAAGAAGCCCTCAATTCTCAAAAAGATAA
- a CDS encoding flagellar export protein FliJ produces MKTKFTQLVLLRKRKVDEAELMLQKNAQQILAKQGEIDALVAEFATLKEPQSGIYQAFLTFAHHKEEYRSSIDFKMQELAILRQQKRELQEHFKLHNIEYEKAKYLDGLEVKKLLEKARIKESKDLDEISVMLHTNKRERNL; encoded by the coding sequence ATGAAAACAAAATTTACACAACTTGTACTTTTGCGCAAAAGAAAGGTAGATGAAGCAGAGTTGATGCTACAAAAAAACGCACAACAAATCCTAGCAAAACAAGGTGAAATTGATGCACTTGTAGCAGAGTTTGCCACACTAAAAGAACCACAAAGTGGAATCTACCAAGCTTTTTTAACTTTTGCCCACCATAAAGAAGAATATCGCTCTAGTATTGACTTTAAAATGCAAGAATTAGCGATATTAAGACAACAAAAAAGAGAGTTGCAAGAACATTTCAAGCTACATAATATAGAATATGAAAAAGCAAAATATTTAGATGGCTTGGAAGTTAAAAAACTGCTTGAAAAAGCACGCATTAAAGAGAGTAAAGATCTAGATGAAATCTCCGTAATGCTCCACACAAACAAACGCGAAAGGAATCTATAA
- a CDS encoding HesA/MoeB/ThiF family protein codes for MEFTQEELERYKRNILLAGIGQEGQLKLKNARVFVAGAGGLGSPILYYLAAAGVGNLGICDGDVLDTSNLQRQILHNTQDLNKNKADSAFEKLRLLNPSLNLEVFREYLTPQNILTYINNYDIIVEATDVFNAKFLINDACVLANKILVRGSALAFSGQAMSVKPKESACYACLFNEPPKSEMPTSASVGILGATAGLFGCIEASEVIKIITGVGEPLFNKLLTCDVRSLEFRTITIKRNPNCRVCGENGIVKLDEKLYQ; via the coding sequence ATGGAATTTACACAAGAGGAATTAGAACGCTATAAACGCAATATTTTACTTGCTGGAATTGGGCAAGAAGGACAGCTTAAACTCAAGAATGCGCGCGTCTTTGTAGCTGGAGCTGGCGGACTTGGCTCACCGATTTTATACTATCTTGCAGCAGCAGGCGTGGGAAATTTAGGAATTTGTGATGGAGATGTGCTAGATACTAGTAATTTACAAAGACAAATTTTACACAACACACAAGACTTAAACAAAAATAAAGCCGATTCCGCCTTTGAAAAATTGCGATTACTCAATCCAAGCTTAAATTTAGAAGTTTTTAGAGAATACCTAACACCACAAAATATCTTAACATATATCAATAATTACGATATTATAGTGGAAGCCACTGATGTGTTTAATGCAAAGTTTTTAATCAACGATGCGTGCGTGCTAGCAAATAAAATCTTAGTGCGCGGAAGTGCGCTTGCCTTTAGCGGACAGGCAATGAGTGTGAAGCCAAAAGAGAGTGCGTGCTATGCTTGTCTGTTTAACGAACCCCCAAAAAGCGAAATGCCAACAAGTGCAAGCGTTGGGATTCTAGGCGCAACTGCTGGATTATTTGGCTGTATTGAGGCAAGCGAAGTGATAAAAATCATCACAGGCGTTGGCGAACCTCTATTTAACAAGCTTTTAACTTGCGATGTGCGCTCACTAGAGTTTAGAACCATCACCATTAAACGCAATCCAAATTGTCGCGTTTGTGGAGAGAATGGAATCGTAAAATTAGATGAAAAACTCTATCAATAA
- a CDS encoding STT3 domain-containing protein yields MLKSYSNFYILNKFSIHFLFITILCSIHFGFHYLDFKLLLDNPKNFISNTLILTSFDAYHYAKGTREFLEILNAPSVQRIFHALSTLPFLSLLGGILAKCTSLSFSLGFSSVIFSATLAPTLYALTYFNLNLLAQKRYFSKNSLAFIAFLASLIALFLPSFYQRVGAGYFDTDMLLLTLPLCALLFLLRFIQTQRFLSLVLFVLFGFLAINWHNGIQNLFLLGFLLFLCVEILCALRLHVISKTHLMLASVFFVILTPSPFCLLTLIILLLAFRLYPKGIWFYFGIAIIYATTFGLFNPLIAQINAYIFGSTQHASNLVFASVVNAILETSPTTLSVLVARSGGILIFTLGILGFGILLYNAIFIFFKALISRQNPNKPLLYLSLFLLPFCFLGFFSLKLGVRFSFFLVPLIALGVALSLLFFYAKCYRYLQLCIFTSSIILPLSLITITYSIPKPILSAQEIQAFKVLDSKLSTNDFIFSWWDYGYALRYFTKAQVFLDGGRHSGAVNYPIAKILLSDSKELFYNFSMLLAQYLQNTDPKVWNRIFSLMLKNADSKEFLDSLTQGYKNISLAHNAQVYWVLPMRVLPLLANINLFANLNPENGKSLKNTSVFVFFDNTKLNFNTTINGTNTLLTQINLGQNSLLLSVDYLKSNIISLMIFQKLPQNVCASGDSVRIYHLKDSKCAESLVQ; encoded by the coding sequence ATGCTAAAATCTTATTCCAACTTTTACATTCTAAACAAATTCTCTATCCACTTCCTTTTTATCACTATTCTTTGTAGTATTCATTTTGGATTCCATTATTTAGACTTTAAACTTCTTTTAGACAATCCTAAAAACTTCATAAGCAATACTCTAATTCTCACCTCCTTTGACGCCTACCATTACGCAAAAGGCACAAGAGAGTTTTTAGAGATTTTAAATGCTCCAAGCGTTCAGAGAATTTTTCACGCACTCTCTACGCTTCCTTTTTTGTCCCTATTAGGTGGAATCCTTGCAAAATGCACTTCCTTGAGCTTCTCTCTAGGTTTTTCAAGCGTGATTTTTAGCGCGACACTTGCACCCACCCTTTACGCTCTAACTTATTTTAACCTTAATCTCTTGGCGCAAAAACGCTATTTTTCTAAAAACTCCCTAGCCTTTATCGCTTTCCTTGCTAGCCTAATTGCCTTGTTTTTGCCAAGCTTTTATCAGCGCGTTGGCGCGGGGTATTTTGATACAGATATGCTTTTATTAACGCTTCCTTTGTGCGCATTGCTTTTTTTGCTACGCTTTATACAAACTCAACGCTTTTTATCCCTTGTTTTATTCGTGCTTTTTGGCTTTCTTGCAATTAATTGGCACAATGGAATCCAAAATTTATTTTTGCTAGGATTTTTGCTATTTTTATGTGTGGAGATTCTTTGCGCATTGCGTTTGCACGTGATTTCTAAAACTCATTTAATGCTGGCTAGCGTTTTCTTTGTGATTTTAACGCCATCGCCTTTTTGCCTGCTAACACTCATTATTTTGCTTCTTGCCTTTAGACTCTACCCAAAAGGTATTTGGTTCTACTTTGGAATCGCTATTATTTATGCCACTACCTTTGGTTTGTTTAACCCATTAATTGCGCAAATTAACGCCTATATCTTTGGTTCAACTCAGCACGCAAGCAACCTTGTGTTTGCTTCTGTTGTTAATGCGATTTTAGAAACAAGCCCCACAACGCTATCTGTGCTAGTTGCGCGAAGTGGTGGAATTTTGATTTTCACACTTGGAATTTTAGGCTTTGGGATTTTGCTTTATAATGCTATTTTTATCTTTTTTAAAGCTTTAATTTCGCGCCAAAACCCTAATAAACCCTTGCTTTATCTTAGCCTTTTTTTGCTTCCTTTTTGTTTTTTGGGATTTTTCTCCCTTAAACTTGGCGTGCGTTTTAGCTTCTTTTTAGTGCCACTTATAGCACTTGGAGTTGCGCTATCTTTGCTCTTTTTTTATGCGAAATGCTACCGCTATTTACAACTTTGCATATTTACAAGCTCTATTATTCTGCCCTTATCGCTCATAACAATCACTTATTCTATCCCAAAACCTATTTTATCAGCACAAGAAATCCAAGCCTTTAAAGTTTTGGATTCCAAACTTAGCACAAATGACTTTATCTTTTCTTGGTGGGATTATGGTTATGCGTTACGTTATTTCACAAAAGCACAGGTTTTTTTAGACGGAGGACGGCACTCTGGGGCGGTTAATTACCCCATTGCCAAGATTTTGTTAAGTGATTCTAAAGAATTATTTTATAATTTTTCAATGCTACTTGCTCAATATCTGCAAAACACTGATCCTAAAGTGTGGAATCGTATTTTTTCTTTAATGCTAAAAAATGCAGATTCAAAAGAATTTTTAGATTCCTTAACGCAAGGTTATAAAAATATCTCTCTAGCGCATAATGCGCAAGTGTATTGGGTGCTACCCATGCGCGTTTTACCACTTCTTGCAAACATTAATCTTTTTGCAAATTTAAATCCAGAAAATGGCAAATCTTTAAAAAATACTAGTGTTTTTGTCTTTTTTGATAACACAAAGTTAAATTTTAATACGACAATTAACGGCACAAATACACTCTTAACACAAATTAATTTAGGGCAAAATTCGCTATTATTAAGCGTTGATTATCTAAAGAGTAATATTATTTCTTTAATGATTTTCCAAAAACTTCCCCAAAATGTATGCGCTAGCGGAGATAGCGTGCGCATCTATCACTTAAAGGACTCTAAATGTGCGGAATCGCTGGTTCAATAA
- a CDS encoding adenylosuccinate synthase gives MVSKADLIVGIQWGDEGKGKMVDLLARNYDFVVRYQGGHNAGHTIVVDGKKYALHLIPSGILYPSCKNIIGNGVVISPKALISEMAQFESMHGGLKGRLFISTKAHLILSYHELLDKLSEEKAKVAIGTTGKGIGPAYTDKISRNGIRIEELKDTQTLAQKVFDKLQALNAKENTIPTFSLDSIRNELDSYAKALLPYLANTTAMLWKAMDNNEKILCEGAQGSMLDIDFGTYPFVTSSTTTAAGACNGTGIAPRELGEVIGITKAYCTRVGNGPFPTEELGEIGETLRTKGGEFGVTTGRARRCGWLDAMAVKYACRINGVSALAMMKLDVLDGFETIQVCTGYKDKNGEILEDFPSDLSQVTPLYTSFKGWDKTAGVREFENLPKDAQDYILALEKFIGVKITMISTSPDRNDTIFRE, from the coding sequence ATGGTGAGTAAAGCAGATTTAATCGTAGGAATTCAATGGGGCGATGAAGGCAAGGGCAAAATGGTAGATTTGCTAGCACGCAATTATGATTTTGTTGTGCGCTATCAAGGCGGACATAATGCAGGACACACAATTGTAGTTGATGGCAAAAAATACGCCCTGCATTTAATTCCTTCTGGCATTCTTTATCCAAGCTGTAAAAATATTATCGGTAATGGAGTTGTTATTAGCCCAAAGGCATTAATTTCTGAAATGGCACAATTTGAAAGTATGCACGGCGGACTTAAGGGCAGATTATTTATTAGTACCAAGGCACATTTGATTCTCTCTTACCACGAATTATTAGATAAACTTAGTGAAGAAAAGGCTAAAGTTGCCATTGGCACAACAGGCAAAGGGATAGGACCAGCATACACTGATAAAATCTCACGCAATGGAATCCGCATTGAAGAGCTAAAAGACACGCAAACTCTAGCGCAAAAAGTCTTTGATAAGCTCCAAGCCCTAAACGCAAAGGAAAATACGATTCCAACTTTTAGCCTTGATTCTATTAGGAATGAGTTAGATTCCTATGCAAAGGCACTTTTGCCTTACCTTGCAAACACTACTGCAATGCTATGGAAGGCAATGGATAATAACGAAAAAATCCTATGTGAAGGCGCGCAAGGCAGTATGCTAGATATTGACTTTGGAACTTATCCCTTTGTAACAAGCTCTACAACCACAGCAGCAGGAGCTTGTAATGGCACAGGGATTGCGCCACGCGAACTAGGCGAAGTAATTGGCATTACAAAAGCTTATTGCACGCGTGTAGGCAATGGTCCTTTTCCTACAGAAGAGTTAGGTGAAATTGGCGAAACACTCCGCACAAAAGGCGGTGAGTTTGGTGTAACAACTGGGCGCGCAAGGCGTTGTGGTTGGCTTGATGCAATGGCGGTTAAATATGCCTGTCGCATTAATGGCGTAAGTGCGCTTGCAATGATGAAACTTGATGTGCTAGATGGCTTTGAGACAATTCAAGTTTGCACAGGATATAAAGACAAAAATGGCGAGATTTTAGAAGATTTTCCAAGTGATTTATCACAAGTTACGCCACTTTATACAAGCTTTAAAGGCTGGGATAAAACCGCTGGTGTTAGGGAGTTTGAAAATCTTCCAAAAGACGCGCAAGATTATATTTTAGCCCTAGAAAAGTTTATTGGTGTGAAAATTACGATGATTTCCACAAGCCCTGACAGAAACGACACAATTTTTAGAGAATGA